A window of the Besnoitia besnoiti strain Bb-Ger1 chromosome VI, whole genome shotgun sequence genome harbors these coding sequences:
- a CDS encoding OB-fold nucleic acid binding domain-containing protein (encoded by transcript BESB_066030), with amino-acid sequence MAESQTVSAGGTKFCSLKTLNPYVVRWALKVRVDERTDLISTKNGRHFFTADLKDASGEMIRAVFWGDAAEQWTSVVKQGKVYQMSKGRVQVANKRFNTLGHQYELVFYRDSEISEVADEGEISTARSLKALMSLRDIAESKRETPFLADVLGVVVETQPVASVVSKKTGEEFKRRNVKVVDRSQYEMEISLWGSQVDALEGLSLPRVVAFTGLQVREWQGGRQASTGKGSEILTSLTAFAGAEKDAQSLLQWYKENNGSVRFASMNRPRAGDLGAAGALEKKRVEEKCIDEIKEQTDGAFSFIGQIRRIYWRARRRDAGEGERQTGSQGVSSDQQAVIMYPACGSCRKKLIENGEGDYTCYSCDKQHAQADWRYMLMVNFIDHTSNVAVRCFADQAEELLGVPANELRTWSLKEKEKLMDCLLPLDHYFRVVLRARTESYNGEERLQRTAIKIEKLSPLEAAKRLVTLTKELLAQANPKCGDDLRRKRSDALTAGDEESAQDESAIPNMKVEAA; translated from the exons ATGGCGGAATCACAAACTGTTTCCGCGGG AGGAACCAAGTTCTGCTCCCTCAAGACACTCAATCCCTACGTGGTTCGCTGGGCGCTCAAAGTCCGCGTCGACGAGCGCACGGACCTCATCTCCACCAAAAATGGCAGACACTTTTTCACAGCTGATCTCAAAGATGCCTCC GGAGAGATGATTCGCGCGGTGTTTTGGGGTGACGCTGCAGAGCAGTGGACTTCCGTCGTCAAGCAGGGCAAG GTCTACCAGATGAGCAAAGGACGCGTGCAAGTCGCGAACAAGAGATTCAACACGCTCGGACACCAGTACGAGCTCGTCTTTTACCGCGACTCAGAAATCTCGGAGGtcgccgacgagggcgagatCTCTACAGCGCGCAG TTTGAAGGCGCTCATGAGCCTAAGAGACATCGCGGAGTCCAAGCGCGAAACACCCTTCCTGGCGGACGTGCTCGGCGTAGTCGTCGAGACCCAG ccggTCGCGTCGGTCGTCTCGAAGAAGACCGGCGAGGAGTTCAAGAGGCGCAACGTGAAGGTAGTCGATCGCTCCCAGTACGAGATGGAAATTTCCCTCTGGGGCAGCCAG GTCGACGCGCTGGAGGGActttcgctgccgcgggTCGTGGCCTTCACCGGCCTGCAGGTCCGAGAGTGGCAAGGCGGCCGCCAGGCCTCGACTGGAAAAGGCAGCGAGATCCTCACGAGCTTGACTGCCTTCGCCGGTGCGGAAAAGGACGCGCAGAGTCTTCTCCAGTGGTACAAAGAG AATAACGGCTCGGTTCGCTTTGCTTCGATGaatcgcccgcgcgccggcgacctcggcgccgcaggagcccTGGAGAAGAAACGCGTAGAAGAAAAATGCATTGACGAGATCAAAGAACAGACGGAC GGCGCCTTCAGCTTCATCGGACAGATTCGGCGGATCTactggcgcgcgcggcgacgcgacgctggcgagggcgagcgccagACGGGCAGCCAAGGCGTCTCCTCGGATCAGCAGGCTGTCATCATGTACCCCGCGTGCGGTTCCTGCCGCAAGAAGTTGATTGAgaacggcgagggcgactaCACATGCTACTCATGCGACAAACAGCAC GCCCAAGCTGACTGGCGGTACATGCTCATGGTCAACTTCATCGACCATACAAGCAACGTGGCTGTCCGCTGCTTTGCAGATCAAG CTGAAGAGCTACTCGGCGTACCCGCGAACGAGCTTCGTACCTGGAGCttgaaggagaaggagaaactCATGGActgccttctgcctctcgaC CACTACTTCCGCGTCGTGCTGCGTGCTCGCACCGAGAGCTACAACGGCGAagagcgtctgcagcgcacaGCAATCAAAATCGAGAAGCTgtcgccgctggaggctgcgaagcgcctcgtGACTCTTACGAAGGAACTG ctggcgcaggcAAATCCGAAGTGCGGCGACGATCTGCGCCGCAAGCGTTCG GACGCGCTgacggcgggcgacgaggagagcgcgcaaGACGAGAGTGCGATCCCTAACATGAAGGTGGAGGCCGCATGA